TTTGAAAGATAGAGTGGAATTTATAGAAATTATTGACTTTCCTCGAGAAAACACACCGGCATCTGCCCAGTTTTTTTATTATCAATTAGAAACAGAGGTTGTTGAATAAAAGAAATAACCATATAAAGTAAACATAGTAACAAATGAAAAAAACCCCTTGTGTTATAATTTAATTTAAGAGAAAACCACAACAAAACACAAGGGGGAAAAGATATACTCATGAATATTAAAGCACAAAATAAGAAATTTTTAAAGCTACTTTTTGTAGTGAAAAAGGTTACTGAAGCTCTGACAAGGAGAATAAAGCACAATAGAAGAGGACGCCCAAGGAAATTTAATTTGTTTCAAATAATAGCTTGTCTGGTTTACAAAGTTAAGAAGGGGATAAAGAGTTTCAGAGAATTAGAATATCGAATAAATCAAGACACAGAGTTTAAGCAAGTAGTAGGTATAGAAGAAAGTCCGGACTATTCATATTTTGCGAAGTTGTCAAGAAAAATAGAAAAAGAATACATGCAAGATATAAAAGACATATTAATAGCTAAGATAGAACCTGATATGAGTATAGCGATAGTAGATTCTACACCTTTGAGAAGTGCCAAAAATGATTCAGAAGCAAAAATAGGTATACATATTACAATAGGATTTTACAGGGGATACAAATTACATCTTTTGTGTACAGGTAAAGAAGAAGTAATACCACTTTTCTGGATTTTAACAGGGGCAAATGAACATGACTCAAGACAAGAAGAGCTTTTATATAGGGCATGGGGCTTTGGCTGTGAGATTGTATTAGCAGATGCGGGATACGATTGTAGCAGATGGTTTAATATAGCAAATGAGCTTAAGGTTAAATTTGTTGCTGGGATAAACAAAAGAAACATGAAAGATAAAAACAATGTTAAGAATGTTTTTAGAAGAAATAACATAAGATTTTTAGAAACTGAAGAGGGCAAAAAGCTATACAAGCATAGAACAAAGATTGAAAGACTATTTAGTAAATTAAAAGGTGAATATAATCTTGAGAATGTAAGGCTCAGGAGGTTTAAGAATTATAAAAGGTATATTGATTGGATACTAATTACTTTTTTGTTTGAGCAACTTCTCAGAAAAGTAGAAGGTAAGAAGTTTTCTTTCGCATATGAATGGAATCAATAACTTTTGCTCATTTTATGTATTATTGGTAATAATTTTTATTCAACAACCTAATTATCAATTAGAAACATTTAAAAGCAAACTTTCAAAAAGACTAAATAAAGAATTTGATGAAGAAGTATTTATAAGCCAAGTAAATAAGCTAATAGCTCAAAATAAAGATAGCAGCTTTGACATAGCGATTGTGGGGGCACGTGCGAAAGAGGAACTGGTTGAATTTATATCTTCAATTACGGGTGGTAGGGTTTTGAATCTTACTTGCTCTGGCGAGAGGTTTTGCCAGGATGATGTCAAATTTGATGGAAGTTTGAAAAGCTACGCTAAAGTCCTTTTAAGTTTCCCTCCTTGCATGAGGATGAACATGAAGAGAAAATTTATAGAAGGGAATTCTTTCAAAGGCATTATCTACAATACAATAAAGTTTTGTGACTTTTATTCATTCGAGTATGCGAAGATAAAAGAAAAAAGCAACATGTTGAAAATCGAAACAGATTTTAGCCAAAATGCAAATGAACAAGTCAGAACGCGAGTGGAGGCATTTGTGGAAAAGATCTTGCAAAAAGCTACTACTTCAAAATCAATCTCTAATAAAAAATATTTTGCTGGGATTGATAGTGGTTCAACCTCCACCAATGCAGTTGTTATTGACAGTAGCAAGAACATTTTGGGTTACTGTACGGTAAAAACTGGGTTTGATGTGGTCTCAAGTGCAAAGTTAGCTCTTTTAAAAGCCTGTAGCATGGCAGGCATTGAGGAGGATGATATAAGCTTTATTACCTCCACTGGATATGGAAGAATAAGTATTCCATTTTCAAACATGCAGGTTACAGAGATAACTTGCCATGCAAAAGGTGCCCATGCCCTTTTTCCGAGTGCAAGAACTATCATAGACATTGGTGGGCAGGATAGCAAAGTGATAAAAATAGATGAAGATGGCAATGTATTGGATTTTGTTATGAACGATAAATGTTCGGCAGGCACTGGTAGATTTATTGAATACATGGCAAGAGTTTTGGAGTTAGAGCTTGAGGATTTTTCGAGGTGTTCAAATTTTTCAGAGGATTTGACAATTTCGAGTATGTGCACTGTCTTTGCCGAGTCAGAAGTGATAAGCCTCATCGCGCAAGGTAAGAAAAGAGAGGATATAGTAAGAGCTATTAACAAGGTTGTGGCAATAAAAGCAATTTCGTTAGTAAATAGAGTAAAAGGTGAAAAGGATTTTGTCATAACAG
This Caldicellulosiruptor changbaiensis DNA region includes the following protein-coding sequences:
- a CDS encoding transposase; protein product: MNIKAQNKKFLKLLFVVKKVTEALTRRIKHNRRGRPRKFNLFQIIACLVYKVKKGIKSFRELEYRINQDTEFKQVVGIEESPDYSYFAKLSRKIEKEYMQDIKDILIAKIEPDMSIAIVDSTPLRSAKNDSEAKIGIHITIGFYRGYKLHLLCTGKEEVIPLFWILTGANEHDSRQEELLYRAWGFGCEIVLADAGYDCSRWFNIANELKVKFVAGINKRNMKDKNNVKNVFRRNNIRFLETEEGKKLYKHRTKIERLFSKLKGEYNLENVRLRRFKNYKRYIDWILITFLFEQLLRKVEGKKFSFAYEWNQ
- a CDS encoding acyl-CoA dehydratase activase — encoded protein: MNGINNFCSFYVLLVIIFIQQPNYQLETFKSKLSKRLNKEFDEEVFISQVNKLIAQNKDSSFDIAIVGARAKEELVEFISSITGGRVLNLTCSGERFCQDDVKFDGSLKSYAKVLLSFPPCMRMNMKRKFIEGNSFKGIIYNTIKFCDFYSFEYAKIKEKSNMLKIETDFSQNANEQVRTRVEAFVEKILQKATTSKSISNKKYFAGIDSGSTSTNAVVIDSSKNILGYCTVKTGFDVVSSAKLALLKACSMAGIEEDDISFITSTGYGRISIPFSNMQVTEITCHAKGAHALFPSARTIIDIGGQDSKVIKIDEDGNVLDFVMNDKCSAGTGRFIEYMARVLELELEDFSRCSNFSEDLTISSMCTVFAESEVISLIAQGKKREDIVRAINKVVAIKAISLVNRVKGEKDFVITGGVAKNKGVVLELEKRLGCRLLIPFDPQIVGALGAALIGLEGG